In Desulfallas thermosapovorans DSM 6562, a single window of DNA contains:
- the glmM gene encoding phosphoglucosamine mutase has translation MTRLFGTDGVRGVANKDLTPELAYKLGRAGAHVLAGDNLPKRLVVGRDTRVSGDMLEAALAAGICSTGVDVLTVGVIPTPAIALLTRELNAAGGVVISASHNPVEDNGIKFFGPSGYKLPDDREQQIEQLLTDGSTQLPSPVGAGVGRIQRVTDADDRYIDFLKGTVTGDLSGLTIVVDCANGAAYRVAPRVLEELGARVIPIFNTPDGVNINAGCGSTHPEKLQDAVVYHGADLGLAHDGDADRLIAVDHRGNLVDGDQIMVICARHLKAQNRLPQNTVVVTVMSNLGLHLAMREAGIEVLQTKVGDRYVLEELLHSGAILGGEQSGHILFLDHSPTGDGVLTALQLLMVIKSTGRNLAELASQMERLPQLLENVRVADKHQVMTSPALKESIAQMEKRLAGQGRVLVRPSGTESLVRVMAEGRDMEQLKVVVGELVNLIKEL, from the coding sequence TCTCACCCCCGAGCTGGCTTATAAATTGGGCCGGGCCGGGGCACACGTGCTGGCGGGAGACAATCTGCCCAAGCGGTTGGTGGTGGGTCGTGACACCCGTGTTTCCGGGGATATGCTGGAGGCAGCCCTGGCCGCCGGTATTTGTTCCACCGGCGTAGATGTATTAACGGTGGGGGTTATTCCCACACCCGCCATAGCACTGCTGACCAGGGAACTGAATGCCGCCGGGGGTGTGGTAATATCAGCCTCGCACAACCCCGTGGAAGATAACGGCATTAAATTCTTCGGCCCCAGCGGCTATAAACTACCCGATGACAGGGAGCAGCAAATTGAACAGTTACTGACGGATGGCAGCACCCAATTACCATCACCGGTGGGAGCAGGTGTGGGCCGGATACAAAGGGTGACGGATGCCGATGATCGTTATATTGATTTTCTTAAAGGGACCGTTACCGGTGATTTAAGCGGGCTTACAATAGTGGTGGACTGCGCCAACGGCGCGGCTTACCGGGTGGCCCCCCGGGTGCTGGAGGAACTTGGGGCCAGGGTTATCCCCATTTTTAACACTCCGGACGGAGTGAATATTAATGCCGGGTGCGGTTCCACCCACCCGGAAAAGCTCCAGGATGCGGTGGTGTATCACGGTGCAGATTTGGGCCTGGCCCACGACGGAGATGCCGACCGGCTGATTGCTGTGGACCACCGGGGTAACCTGGTGGACGGTGACCAGATTATGGTTATTTGCGCCAGGCACTTAAAAGCTCAAAACCGGCTGCCCCAAAATACCGTGGTGGTAACTGTGATGAGCAATCTGGGCTTGCACCTGGCCATGCGGGAAGCTGGTATTGAGGTGCTGCAGACCAAGGTGGGGGACCGTTACGTGCTGGAGGAACTGCTGCACAGCGGGGCGATTTTGGGCGGCGAACAATCCGGCCATATACTGTTTTTGGATCACAGCCCCACAGGTGACGGTGTGCTCACCGCACTCCAACTGCTGATGGTGATAAAATCCACCGGGCGTAATCTGGCCGAGCTAGCGTCACAAATGGAACGCTTGCCGCAACTTTTGGAAAACGTCCGTGTGGCAGATAAACACCAGGTGATGACCAGCCCGGCGCTTAAAGAGAGCATTGCTCAAATGGAAAAACGCCTGGCCGGCCAGGGCCGCGTGCTGGTGCGTCCTTCGGGCACTGAGTCGCTGGTGCGGGTAATGGCGGAGGGCCGGGATATGGAGCAGCTAAAGGTCGTGGTGGGTGAACTGGTTAATTTGATTAAGGAATTATAA
- a CDS encoding NADH:flavin oxidoreductase, giving the protein MNKMFEQSTINGMLLRNRFVRSATWEGMATDKGAVTPKLIETMASLARGGVGLIITSHAYVEPAGQAGPMQLGVHKDELIPGLREMTRAVHDYGGKIVLQLAHAGRYAAKKLTGLTPVVVSEVPGKEYHEITAQEIQNLATAFAAGARRAKEAGFDGVQIHSAHGYLLSQFLSPYFNQRKDEYGGDIKNRSRVHRQVYKAIRDAVGDNYPVLIKLNCSDFVDNGLTLDDSLQVGRMLADLGLDAIELSGGLLSNAKLSPSRYGIKTGDDEAYFREEARRFKKAINIPLILVGGMRSFQVAERLLGEGTADYISMSRPLIREPNLINRWKSGDYSRAECISCNGCFKAAALGNGVYCAAKKKQQGQ; this is encoded by the coding sequence ATGAACAAAATGTTTGAACAATCAACTATAAATGGTATGTTACTAAGAAATCGCTTTGTTCGATCGGCAACATGGGAAGGAATGGCGACCGATAAGGGGGCCGTTACGCCCAAATTGATTGAAACCATGGCCAGCCTTGCCAGAGGCGGCGTGGGTTTAATTATTACCAGTCATGCCTACGTTGAGCCGGCAGGCCAGGCGGGTCCGATGCAATTGGGTGTCCATAAGGATGAACTTATTCCCGGACTCCGGGAAATGACCAGGGCGGTGCACGATTACGGCGGTAAAATAGTGCTGCAGCTTGCCCATGCCGGTAGATATGCAGCTAAAAAACTTACCGGATTGACTCCGGTGGTTGTTTCAGAGGTGCCAGGGAAGGAATATCATGAAATAACAGCGCAGGAAATACAGAATTTGGCTACCGCCTTTGCCGCCGGGGCAAGGAGGGCTAAGGAAGCCGGCTTTGATGGAGTACAAATACATTCTGCCCACGGCTACCTGCTTAGCCAGTTCCTATCCCCGTACTTCAACCAACGTAAAGACGAATACGGTGGTGACATCAAAAACAGGTCCCGGGTCCATAGACAAGTTTATAAGGCTATCAGGGATGCTGTCGGTGACAACTACCCGGTTCTTATTAAGTTGAACTGCAGTGATTTTGTTGATAACGGGCTTACCCTGGACGACTCCCTTCAGGTTGGGCGTATGCTGGCTGATTTAGGGCTGGATGCGATTGAATTAAGCGGTGGCCTGCTTAGCAATGCCAAACTCTCCCCCAGCAGGTACGGGATAAAAACCGGGGATGATGAGGCATATTTCCGGGAAGAGGCTCGCCGGTTTAAGAAAGCCATTAATATTCCGCTAATACTGGTTGGCGGCATGCGTTCATTTCAGGTAGCTGAACGCCTGTTGGGAGAAGGAACAGCAGATTATATCTCCATGAGCCGGCCGCTAATCAGGGAACCGAATTTGATTAACCGGTGGAAATCCGGCGACTACAGCAGGGCGGAATGCATATCTTGCAACGGTTGCTTTAAAGCTGCCGCGCTGGGTAACGGAGTATATTGTGCAGCCAAGAAAAAACAACAAGGTCAATAA
- the glmS gene encoding glutamine--fructose-6-phosphate transaminase (isomerizing), producing the protein MCGIVGYIGGRQAAPILLDGLQKLEYRGYDSAGIAVLGDNVIKLQKKTGKLIGLRAQMNESMPTSTVGIGHTRWATHGRPSDANAHPHLDCSGRFAVVHNGIIENYLNLREQLISQGHVFRSETDTEVLPHLIEELYTGDLVETMQRVLEKVDGSYAAVVLSLDEPDQLLAARHDSPLVVGLGEGENFLASDIPALLAHTRRTYILEDGEIAVLTRDRVQVLGRNGQPVEKQIYTVKWEAKQAEKDGYAHFMLKEIHEQPRAIKDTLSGRIAAGDSGVTLKEINIPEEQLREMNKIFITACGTAYHAGLVGKHIIESLARIPVEVDIASEFRYRNPLLDRNSLVIVVSQSGETADTLAALREAKRKGARVLAVTNVVDSSVAREADDVLYTWAGPEIAVASTKAYTTQLVCMYLIGLYLAQQRGALGPGETAEIVAELRKLPGKVSAVLENGSDIENFVRQYSNCGSVFYIGRGLDHAVAMEGSLKLKEISYIHAEAYAAGELKHGTLALIEKDVPVIALATQADLFEKMLSNIKEVKARDAVVVAVAMRGLEEVAKEADQVMYIPRTHQVLAPVLAVIPLQLLAYHMAVARNCDVDQPRNLAKSVTVE; encoded by the coding sequence ATGTGTGGCATTGTAGGATATATTGGGGGCCGCCAGGCGGCGCCCATATTGCTGGACGGATTACAAAAATTGGAGTACCGTGGTTATGATTCCGCTGGTATCGCGGTGCTTGGGGATAACGTTATCAAGCTGCAAAAGAAAACAGGTAAACTTATTGGACTGCGGGCGCAAATGAACGAAAGCATGCCCACATCCACTGTGGGTATCGGGCATACCCGCTGGGCCACCCATGGCCGGCCCAGTGACGCCAATGCCCACCCCCACCTGGACTGTTCCGGGCGATTTGCGGTGGTGCACAACGGTATCATAGAAAATTACCTTAACCTGCGGGAACAGCTGATTTCTCAGGGGCATGTGTTTCGCTCCGAAACCGATACCGAAGTGCTGCCCCACTTAATTGAAGAGCTATACACGGGGGACCTGGTGGAAACCATGCAGCGGGTACTTGAAAAAGTGGATGGCTCATACGCTGCTGTGGTTTTGTCCCTGGACGAACCCGATCAACTGCTGGCCGCCCGCCACGATAGCCCGCTGGTGGTGGGGCTGGGGGAAGGGGAAAACTTCCTGGCCTCTGATATCCCGGCGCTATTGGCCCATACCCGCCGGACCTATATACTGGAGGACGGTGAAATAGCCGTGCTCACCCGGGACCGGGTGCAGGTGCTGGGTCGAAACGGCCAACCGGTGGAAAAGCAAATATATACCGTTAAATGGGAGGCCAAACAGGCTGAAAAGGATGGTTACGCCCACTTTATGCTCAAGGAAATTCACGAGCAGCCCCGGGCGATCAAGGATACTTTAAGCGGGCGCATTGCCGCGGGTGACAGTGGCGTGACGCTAAAGGAGATCAACATTCCGGAAGAACAGCTACGGGAAATGAATAAAATCTTTATTACCGCCTGCGGCACAGCCTATCATGCCGGCCTGGTTGGTAAACATATCATAGAATCCCTGGCCCGTATCCCGGTGGAAGTGGATATCGCTTCGGAGTTTCGCTACCGAAACCCCCTTTTGGACCGCAATTCCCTGGTGATTGTGGTCAGCCAGAGCGGTGAAACCGCCGACACCCTGGCAGCCCTACGGGAAGCCAAGCGCAAAGGGGCCCGGGTGCTGGCCGTAACCAATGTAGTGGACAGCTCCGTGGCCCGGGAGGCCGACGACGTTCTCTACACCTGGGCCGGGCCGGAAATTGCCGTTGCCTCCACCAAAGCTTATACCACCCAGCTGGTTTGCATGTACCTCATTGGTTTATATCTGGCCCAGCAGCGCGGTGCCCTGGGGCCTGGGGAAACGGCTGAAATTGTTGCCGAGCTGCGCAAATTACCCGGTAAAGTGAGCGCTGTTTTAGAAAACGGTAGTGATATTGAAAACTTTGTCCGGCAGTACAGCAACTGCGGCAGCGTGTTTTACATCGGGCGGGGCCTGGATCATGCCGTGGCCATGGAGGGTTCATTAAAACTCAAGGAAATCTCTTATATCCACGCCGAAGCCTATGCCGCCGGTGAACTTAAACACGGTACTCTGGCTTTGATTGAAAAGGATGTGCCGGTTATAGCCCTGGCCACCCAGGCCGACTTGTTTGAAAAGATGCTCAGCAACATTAAAGAAGTCAAGGCCCGGGATGCCGTTGTGGTGGCTGTGGCCATGCGGGGCCTGGAAGAGGTGGCCAAAGAAGCCGACCAGGTCATGTATATTCCCCGCACCCACCAGGTTCTCGCCCCGGTGCTGGCGGTAATACCGCTGCAGCTTCTGGCCTATCATATGGCCGTAGCCCGGAATTGCGATGTTGACCAGCCCAGAAACTTGGCCAAAAGCGTAACGGTGGAGTAA
- a CDS encoding ImmA/IrrE family metallo-endopeptidase: MPKDCDNPLLDAFSIKKTVELVLDAFDVALQFTGQVGLDHRLVAGRLWISRPVTLVRPRCAPLQPAGAFFLLLLRKNKTVFCLVLSSLPTLTATASAAWDGLCECFACVWRILAADTMLQQMQRVRQVIDGKRRYVSMNQLTNRVKSILMETARNLGIQVLETPFLNYYDAGIYGLYTRYKGVDVIIISSNVSQEEQTFTLAHELAHYILHREDLNDRYCRYRYWNDNRYQNRKEAS; the protein is encoded by the coding sequence ATGCCAAAGGATTGCGATAACCCGCTCCTCGACGCCTTCAGTATAAAAAAAACTGTCGAGCTCGTCCTTGATGCGTTTGATGTCGCGCTGCAATTCACCGGCCAGGTGGGACTGGACCATCGCCTGGTTGCCGGCCGGCTGTGGATCTCCCGGCCGGTAACGCTCGTCCGGCCGCGGTGCGCGCCCCTGCAGCCGGCCGGCGCTTTTTTCCTTTTGCTGTTGCGTAAGAATAAAACAGTGTTTTGCCTGGTGCTAAGCTCCCTGCCGACACTTACCGCCACAGCAAGCGCGGCTTGGGACGGGCTCTGTGAGTGCTTCGCCTGCGTGTGGCGGATATTGGCGGCGGATACGATGCTGCAACAGATGCAAAGAGTTAGACAAGTAATAGATGGCAAAAGGAGATATGTATCAATGAATCAATTAACTAACAGAGTTAAATCAATTCTTATGGAAACGGCAAGAAACCTTGGCATACAAGTATTGGAGACACCGTTTCTAAATTATTATGACGCAGGAATTTATGGACTTTATACCCGCTACAAAGGCGTAGATGTGATAATTATTTCCTCAAATGTTTCTCAGGAAGAGCAAACATTTACACTGGCGCATGAACTGGCTCATTATATTTTACATAGAGAGGATCTTAATGATAGGTATTGCAGGTACCGCTACTGGAACGATAATAGATACCAGAATAGAAAAGAAGCAAGCTAA
- a CDS encoding cysteine hydrolase family protein yields the protein MPGRVLLVVDMLNDFIREDGALYSGPEAVKIVDKVAALVKEFVSRQEAVIFIMDAHAPDDLEFKRFPAHCIKDTPGAEVIAELVDCAAPGETVYKVYKNRYSGFFNTGLEQILNEIEPDEVHVTGVCTNICVLYTVEELCNRDYQVVVHRDGVASFDQEAHRWALQQMESVLGVDII from the coding sequence ATGCCCGGCAGAGTTTTGCTGGTGGTGGACATGCTAAACGACTTTATCAGGGAGGACGGTGCCCTGTACAGCGGCCCGGAGGCGGTCAAGATAGTGGACAAGGTGGCCGCACTGGTGAAAGAATTTGTTTCCCGGCAGGAGGCGGTAATTTTTATAATGGATGCCCACGCACCGGATGATCTGGAGTTCAAACGTTTCCCCGCCCACTGTATCAAGGACACCCCGGGTGCTGAAGTTATAGCCGAGCTGGTTGATTGTGCAGCGCCCGGGGAAACGGTTTATAAAGTGTACAAAAACCGGTATAGCGGTTTTTTCAATACCGGCCTGGAACAGATATTGAACGAGATTGAACCCGACGAAGTGCATGTTACCGGGGTTTGCACCAATATATGTGTGCTTTATACCGTGGAAGAGCTTTGCAACCGCGATTATCAGGTGGTGGTACACCGGGACGGGGTGGCCAGTTTCGACCAAGAGGCCCACCGGTGGGCACTGCAGCAGATGGAGTCAGTGTTGGGTGTTGATATAATATAA
- a CDS encoding DUF342 domain-containing protein, producing MASEKILSKIIDQILKKNHNGEKNNDQFTEENNLYQEIDRILSSDKDSKMSAHVMTDYNTCFKPSEHTQLLPGKVWIKDNEIYVEGLPGINVLPCIIPTKGVDLFVNHQRVNGKTAVSEHDYIYVDLHVKKKPFHLTIDISKDGLIAYMSVQLQVETRYKLIDQPPKQHIELKTTTTTKKYCPVGMDEILTRIEDAGIKYGVDYPAIQQFLANPRDGKYIIASGVPPTDSKDDVVDVLFHEKVIKHQYSNNEKIDFFNQKSIPSVDAGNLLAVKREGKVGQPGISVFGDIVLPKEPKKLVVRAGKGVRVEGNMVFANMSGRPMVKRIGQVRLFYVEPYLRHYGDIDLSTGNQNFRGNIEVYGDVCNGVSVRAGGNIQIMGSVNRAKVMAMESVLVDKCIGSIVQAGGDSHYIGNCYITLKNLHADLKSLSTLVGVILDNPKLSEFKNQLPQIVLLLMEKKFNRIPKLLKETVHILEITPVDMPSEIKVLLEMIKEQIPPRNLTKHKLQLLIDYVELAKDFFAQLGDVPADVEVGHAFNSVIAATNDVYVSSQGCFNTNITAGRNVFIGGVMRGGKVYAKGSITVEEAGSEIGTKTILHSESAEIKILKKIYDGVVVIVGERRIEITNTMGPTEFRNEMEK from the coding sequence TTGGCCTCTGAAAAAATACTATCAAAAATAATAGATCAAATTTTAAAAAAGAATCATAACGGCGAAAAAAATAATGATCAATTTACAGAAGAAAACAATTTATATCAAGAAATAGATAGAATTCTCAGTAGCGATAAAGACAGCAAAATGTCTGCACATGTCATGACGGATTATAACACCTGCTTTAAACCGTCGGAACATACACAGCTCCTCCCCGGTAAAGTATGGATAAAGGATAACGAAATCTATGTAGAGGGATTACCCGGAATCAATGTTTTACCGTGTATTATACCAACAAAAGGCGTGGATTTATTTGTCAATCACCAAAGGGTTAATGGCAAAACAGCGGTATCCGAACACGATTATATTTATGTTGATTTACATGTTAAGAAGAAACCATTCCATCTAACCATAGATATATCCAAAGATGGGTTAATAGCATATATGTCAGTCCAATTACAGGTTGAAACAAGGTATAAACTTATAGATCAACCCCCTAAACAGCATATAGAATTAAAAACTACTACCACTACCAAAAAATATTGCCCCGTTGGTATGGATGAAATATTAACCAGAATTGAAGATGCAGGGATAAAATACGGTGTAGACTACCCGGCCATACAGCAGTTTTTAGCTAACCCCCGAGATGGTAAATATATTATTGCCAGCGGTGTCCCGCCCACTGATTCTAAGGATGATGTGGTTGATGTACTTTTTCATGAGAAAGTAATCAAACACCAGTATTCGAATAATGAAAAAATTGATTTTTTCAATCAAAAGTCTATACCTTCGGTGGATGCCGGTAACTTACTTGCAGTAAAACGCGAGGGGAAGGTGGGACAGCCGGGAATATCGGTATTTGGAGACATAGTTTTACCGAAAGAACCCAAGAAGCTGGTTGTGCGGGCTGGAAAGGGTGTAAGAGTAGAGGGAAACATGGTCTTTGCCAATATGTCCGGACGCCCCATGGTTAAAAGGATTGGCCAGGTACGGCTATTTTACGTAGAACCTTATTTAAGACATTATGGTGATATTGATTTATCTACCGGAAACCAGAATTTTCGCGGCAATATTGAAGTCTATGGTGATGTTTGCAATGGAGTATCGGTAAGGGCCGGTGGAAACATACAGATCATGGGCAGTGTTAACCGAGCTAAAGTAATGGCCATGGAATCTGTCCTGGTGGACAAGTGCATTGGATCAATAGTGCAAGCCGGAGGCGACAGTCATTACATTGGGAACTGTTACATCACCCTCAAGAATCTGCATGCTGACCTTAAAAGCCTGTCCACTTTAGTCGGTGTGATTTTAGATAACCCCAAGCTGAGTGAGTTTAAAAATCAGCTGCCCCAGATTGTTTTGCTGTTAATGGAAAAAAAGTTTAATAGAATACCAAAATTATTAAAGGAAACCGTTCACATATTAGAGATCACTCCCGTGGATATGCCGTCAGAAATCAAAGTCCTGTTGGAAATGATTAAAGAGCAAATTCCACCTCGAAACCTTACCAAACATAAACTGCAACTATTAATAGATTATGTGGAATTGGCCAAAGATTTTTTTGCTCAGCTTGGGGATGTTCCAGCCGATGTAGAGGTGGGCCATGCATTTAACAGTGTGATAGCTGCCACCAACGATGTATATGTTTCCAGCCAGGGTTGTTTTAATACAAATATTACCGCAGGGAGAAACGTTTTTATCGGTGGAGTAATGCGGGGGGGTAAGGTTTATGCAAAAGGGTCCATTACAGTGGAGGAAGCTGGTTCGGAAATTGGCACCAAAACTATTTTGCATTCAGAATCTGCCGAGATAAAAATTCTTAAAAAAATTTACGACGGAGTAGTTGTCATTGTGGGGGAGCGTAGAATTGAAATTACCAACACTATGGGGCCGACTGAATTTCGCAACGAGATGGAAAAATAG